ACACTGACCCGCATGATGTTAGCCCGTTTATGAGAGTTTGCGAATCACATCGGAGAGGGCCTCATAGAACCTTTCGACCTCCTCTTTTGTGTTGTAGAGGCCAAAAGAGGCTCTTGCTGTAGATTCTATGCCAAACCTACGCATGGCAGGCTGGGCGCAGTGATGTCCTGTCCTCAAGGCAAATCCTTTAAGGTCGAGCATCGTGCCAATATCGAGGGGATGGATGCCCTTAACCACAAAACTCAAAATAGCGCCTTTGTGTTTTGCCTGTCCGATGATTTTAAGGCCTTTGATGGAAGAGAGTCTTTCTTCCGCGAGGTGCAAAAGGGACTGCTCGTGATCCCTGATATTTTCAAGGCCTGCTTTCTCCACATAATCGATCGCAGCGCCCATGCCCATCACTTCCGCGATCATCGGTGTACCCGCTTCAAACTTCATGGGAAGGGTGTTGTAGGTTGTCTTCTCGAAACTTACCCTCTCTATCATGTCGCCTCCGCCCTGATAAGGGGGCATTTGATCGAGCAACTCCTCTTTGCCGTAAAGGATGCCTATGCCTGTCGGCCCGTAGAGCTTATGCCCTGAGAAGACGTAAAAATCGGCAGAGAGATCCTGGACATCGACTTTGAGGTGCGGCGCGGCTTGGGCCCCGTCGACTAGAACCTTGGCTCCAACGCCGTGTGCTTCCCTGATGATCTCTTTGACAGGATTTTCAGTACCCAATGCGTTGGACACATGACCGATTGCCACAAGCTTTGTTTTGGAGCTGAGCAGGCTTTTATAAACGTCCAGCTTAAGCTCCCCCGCATCATTGACCGGGATGACTAAGAGCTTCGCCCCCCTCTCTTCACAAAGGATCTGCCAGGGAACGATATTGGA
This genomic stretch from Estrella lausannensis harbors:
- a CDS encoding cysteine desulfurase, which gives rise to MEAVEAFKKLREDFPMLGKTMHGKPLVYLDTAATAQKPKQVIDAMQEFYTNHYGTVHRAIYELAVYSTDLYQKIRVKAQRFLNAEKPEEIIYTRGTTESINLVASSFGKAFVKAGDEIIVSEIEHHSNIVPWQILCEERGAKLLVIPVNDAGELKLDVYKSLLSSKTKLVAIGHVSNALGTENPVKEIIREAHGVGAKVLVDGAQAAPHLKVDVQDLSADFYVFSGHKLYGPTGIGILYGKEELLDQMPPYQGGGDMIERVSFEKTTYNTLPMKFEAGTPMIAEVMGMGAAIDYVEKAGLENIRDHEQSLLHLAEERLSSIKGLKIIGQAKHKGAILSFVVKGIHPLDIGTMLDLKGFALRTGHHCAQPAMRRFGIESTARASFGLYNTKEEVERFYEALSDVIRKLS